The proteins below come from a single Conger conger chromosome 10, fConCon1.1, whole genome shotgun sequence genomic window:
- the lad1 gene encoding ladinin-1 produces MVSQKSCDLSEVRGKGGCTVGCRCRYWDYEKHESRGVSLSNKTVLCNNKKITAWTNRIKTIMSISRKNWSALSSLTRQWTMEDEEEVERERRRKIRTYSTEPGDSSPEDLPPAFTSSEDAVEGGDPDAPVDFVEMLRVRDERRRRRHMEVLRQQHDEEEGKEAGQEAEVGGDRPGRSSEPEVAPPSAADVIEAGSPGENDISEPSHSRNVETPTRTSRLFVSSLSISMDKTPTSPTESGRGVSPLSPTSSTGSGRMVSPMSPTFFTGTGRVVSPLSSSSSASAGKVVSPLSPTSSRSPSRVLSPLSPTSSRSPSRVVSPLSPTGTFRTVSPVERVRSPAPGTTCSLALNGETQESRDESSAAEGVTGTPHPEETPFHRNSPKAVSFRMARKKEEPSMPLQRSASVRISSKTTQASKAPSPEEDKQSPFQRNSRQRVSSRTIQEKMDRLALAVQKSENVKSPSVSQKGLYVLVDEVSRKRGLFERDPATGDGTFRQDFRTFSAGISDRINRWVTRAQGSGSHFTPADLRNVDIASKRNIWENRAEEGPPKTSPNK; encoded by the exons ATGGTATCGCAGAAGTCATGTGATCTCTCAGAGGTGCGGGGTAAAGGTGGATGTACAGTAGGCTGCCGCTGTCGCTACTGGGATTATGAAAAACACGAAAGTCGCGGAGTCAGTCTAAGCAATAAGACTGTTctttgcaacaacaaaaaaataacagcgTGGACTAATCGTATAAAAACAATCATGTCAATTAGTCGGAAGAACTGGTCGGCTCTGTCCAG TCTGACGCGGCAGTGGACgatggaggatgaggaggaggtggaACGTGAACGCAGGAGGAAGATCCGGACCTACAGTACGGAGCCGGGCGACAGCTCCCCTGAGGATCTGCCCCCTGCATTTACCAG CTCAGAGGACGCGGTGGAGGGGGGAGACCCAGACGCCCCGGTGGACTTTGTGGAGATGCTGCGGGTGCGGGacgagaggaggaggaggaggcacaTGGAGGTGCTGAGGCAACAGCACGATGAGGAAGAGGGGAAGGAGGCGGGGCAGGAGGCAGAGGTGGGCGGCGACAGACCGGGGCGGAGCTCGGAACCCGAGGTCGCCCCGCCCAGCGCCGCTGACGTCATCGAGGCAGGAAGCCCG GGTGAAAATGACATCTCTGAGCCCAGCCACAGCAGAAACGTGGAGACTCCTACAAGAACGTCACGGCTGTTTGTGAG CTCGCTGTCCATCTCCATGGACAagacccccacctcccccacagAGAGCGGCAGGGGGGTCTCTCCCCTCAGTCCCACCTCCTCTACAGGGAGTGGCAGGATGGTTTCTCCAATGAGCCCCACCTTCTTTACCGGGACGGGCCGGGTGGTCTCTCCCCTGAGCTCCAGCTCCTCCGCATCGGCCGGCAAGGTGGTCTCTCCCCTCAGCCCCACTTCCTCCAGATCACCCAGCAGGGTGCTCTCTCCCCTCAGCCCCACTTCCTCCAGATCACCCAGCAGGGTGGTTTCTCCCCTCAGCCCCACGGGCACCTTCCGCACAGTGTCTCCAGTGGAGCGTGTCCGTAGCCCCGCCCCCGGGACCACTTGCTCACTCGCGCTGAAtggagagacacag GAATCTCGGGATGAGTCGTCGGCAGCGGAAGGGGTCACTGGCACTCCGCACCCGGAGGAAACTCCATTCCACAGGAACAGCCCCAAAGCCGTGTCATTCAGG ATGGCAAGAAAGAAGGAGGAGCCAAGCATGCCTTTGCAGAGGAG CGCCAGCGTCCGTATCTCATCCAAGACCACTCAAGCCAGCAAG GCCCCCAGTCCGGAAGAAGATAAACAATCACCATTTCAAAGGAA CTCCAGACAGAGGGTGTCTTCACGCACCATCCAGGAGAAGATGGACAGACTGGCCCTGGCAGTGCAG AAATCGGAGAACGTGAAATCGCCCTCCGTCTCCCAGAAGGGTCTGTACGTGCTGGTGGACGAGGTGTCCAGGAAGAGGGGTCTGTTTGAGAGAGACCCGGCCACTGGAGACGGGACCTTCAGACAG GACTTCCGGACGTTCTCGGCAGGCATCTCGGACCGCATCAACCGCTGGGTCACCAGGGCGCAGGGGTCTGGCTCCCACTTCACACCGGCG GACTTGAGAAATGTGGACATCGCCAGCAAGAGGAACATCTGGGAAAACCGTGCCGAAGAGGGACCTCCCAAAACATCACCCAACAAGTAG